GCGCTGCATGCCGCGTGCACCGGGCAGCGGCGCCGCGTACACCTCGGCCGCGCCGTTCTGCTCCGCGAGGGACACCGCGTGCGCGAGCAGCGCGTGGCCCAGCCCGCGCCGACGCGCGGTACCGACGACGTAGATCGCCTCGAGCGCGAGCGACGTGCCGTCCTGGAACAGGCTCGGGCCGACGAGACGCCCCAGGAGGAGACCCGCGGGCTGCTCGTCGAGGGTCCCGACGAGGACCATCCCGCCGTCGACCCCCAGGAGCGCGCCGAGCTGGCGGCGCAGACGCTCGGTGTCGTCGGTGCACAGCTGGACGCCCGTCCCCGCCTCCTTGCGTGCCTCGAGGCACAGGTGGACGAGGTCGTCGAGGTCGGCGGGCTGGGCAGCGCGCGCTTGCACTCCAGGACGCACGGTTTCGAGCACCTCCGGCGGACGAGGGGGATCCGGACTCCGGCACGCCCCGCTGCCCACGACGGCGCCGACGTCGATCATGGACCACACCGGGCCACCGTGCCTAGTCCCCGGACCGGCCACCGGGACCGTTCCGAGCCGACGTCCGGGACGATCCCGGACACTTCGCCGCGGGCCCACGCGCGACACCCGCACACCCCGGACGGACGTTCTGCGCGCACCGCACGCGTCCGATCGTGCGACACGCGCCCGTCCTCTGGGCAAGGCGAAACGAGATCGACACAATCAGTGCCTAACGTCGGCCGCGCCTCGCGCCCGGCACGGCTCGAGCACGTGTCCGTACGGACCAGCAGGACCCAGCACGACCCAGCAGGAACCAGCACGACCCAGCACCTTGCACCACGCAGGACGACCGCCTGACCCCCCGGGCGGTGTTGCGAGCACAGGACGGAGGTCCTAGGTGAGCGCTCTCGCCCATCCAGGACGAGCACCGGGCACGGCACGACACACGATCTCGAGGCGCACCAGGCGCGCGGCAGGCACGCTCGTGCTCGCCCTGGCCGCGCTCCTCGCCGTCGTCCTGCACGCGGCACCGGCAGCCGCGACCGCCGCGGAGCCCTGCACCCCTGACGCGACGACCGGGTGCGTGCTCGGGACGATCAAGACGGCCGCCGGCGAGCCGGCGGTCGGCGTCGTCCTCACCGTCGAGGGCGGGGGCGAGAGCGTCGAGGTGACGACGGGGGCCGACGGCACCTGGTCGGTCCCGGTCACCGCCGCCGGGGACTACACGGTGACGATCGACCCCGCGACGCTGCCCGAGGGCGAGAGCCTGCGGGACCCGTCCGTGACGTCACGGACGGTCAAGGTGCTGCTCAACTCGCAGTCCCGCGCGCTGTTCGCGCTCGGCGAGCCGACCGGCGGCACGACGACCGCACCCACGCAGGGAGCGACGTCCGGACCGGACGACGAGGCGCCGAGCTCCGGGGGCGGCTCGAGCACCGGCGGCGTGACGGGCAAGCGCGTCGCGCAGCAGTTCGCGAA
The sequence above is a segment of the Cellulomonas palmilytica genome. Coding sequences within it:
- a CDS encoding GNAT family N-acetyltransferase; protein product: MRPGVQARAAQPADLDDLVHLCLEARKEAGTGVQLCTDDTERLRRQLGALLGVDGGMVLVGTLDEQPAGLLLGRLVGPSLFQDGTSLALEAIYVVGTARRRGLGHALLAHAVSLAEQNGAAEVYAAPLPGARGMQRFLARLGFAPAAAFRVAGTAALQRRLQHDGATVVAARRPGPRGLEDLIARRRQARAARQPAEAEQTTSLGLRIDRSAAMRRPTATPGRGW